Within Macaca nemestrina isolate mMacNem1 chromosome X, mMacNem.hap1, whole genome shotgun sequence, the genomic segment CGCGTCGGTCCCAGAGCCTGCAGTGCCAGGCTACCTGGCCGAGATGGCCAGTGAGCCCACAGAGGAGGCGGCAGAGGAGCTGGTGGAGGAGGCCACAGAGGAGGCGGCTGCGGAGGAGGCCACAGAGGAGAAGCCCACAGAGGAGGCCACAGAGGAACCGGCCACAGAGAAACCGGCCGCAGAGGAAACcacagaggaggaggctgcagaggaggccacagaggaggaggctgcagaggAGACCACAGAGGAGAAGCCCACAGAGGAGGCCACAGAGGAACCAGCCACAGAGAAGCCGGCCGCAGAGGAGGCCACGGCCCCTGAGGGTGAGGAACGGGCTACCGGCAGCAGTGGGGAGGCGGGGACCCGTGTGTCCAAGGGCTCTGGGCAGGGCCGTGGTGCGGACACAGCTGGTGAAGTGGGTGGCGAAGGGATAGTCGGGGCCTCGGGTGATGAAGCAGCAGTCGGGGCCCTCCTGAAACTTAAGGCCGAATGTTTCCCAATGAGTCGAAACCCAATTCTCTAACGACCTCTATGGTTTTGAGAAAACTTGCCGCCCTCTACCAACCTGTATTTGATAGGAGATCTGAGATCATCGATGCCATTTGTGAGCGCGGCAGATGAATGGCCTGGTAGATAGGGGTTCAGGAGGAAGCTCCGCAGGAAACAGAAGGGATACCGGCACGAAGAGAACAGGCAAATGGCAGGCATCCTTTTGGATTCATGGCTTTTCAAAGTGCAAAGATTCATAGAAAGATGATCCCTCAAATGATGAAGTGATACAGGAGCCCTTGGTAAAACTGACACAATTTAGGGAGGTGAGGTACCAATGAGCTTCaccataaaatttgttttttgaggcaaACAAATATTTTCCCAACAAAGTTCTGACCAAAACACCGTAGAATGAGACCAGACCTGATGATTCAGATCTCTTCTCCAAAAACGAGAAATAATCAGCAGCTTTGGGTGGGAGATTTACTAGAAAAAAGGGAGATAGTGTCCCTGTGGAAATGATCAAGCGGGAGCAACGCCAGGGCCATGGAACTGTTGTGAAAACCAGTAGGAAGGTGCCCAGCTGTTCCTTCCTTAGTTAACTCTATCTTGCTTCTCCTGAGGGTGGGGTACGGGATGCCGCTGCTAGTTGTAAATTGGGCTGTATTTTCTGTGAATGTCTGGTCCCAAGTGTGTATTTTTCTTCACTAAAGAAGTCACTAAATCTCAGCCTGAAAAGTGGGATGAAGAGGCCCAAGATGCTGCAGGcgaggaagagaaagaacaagaaaaagagaaggatgcGGAAAACAAGGTGAAGAACTCCAAGGGGACCTAGATGCAGCAGAGGGGAAGCCGAGAAAATCCAGGTATCTGTGTATAGCTTTGAGAATCACTCGACTATTCCTGGCATTTACCTGTTGCTGACAGTtttatttaacaacaaaaaagattcccagtaaattaattaagaaaatgtttaaaagtagtttaaaaattcaatttggCTTACGTAAAATATTACTAGAATATTCATGTATCTAGTAATACGAACTGCAGTGTGTTCTGAAATATACTTCATGGCTACTCATTTGTTCATGTTTGAGGTGTTTTGTCTTCTAGCTGCAAGACTACTAACAAGTGGTAAATGTATCAGACCTACTACCAAGACCAATATTTGTGTAGAAAACAGTCGCCAGACACAGCCACTAACTTGGCTGGGCCACACACATTAGTGGGGCCGTCATTACTTGACCACAGAAATGCAGGATCCCATAGTAACTAGGAGACTACTCAATGCCTTTTACAAAGTGATAACTAGCAAAAACCTAAGAATTTCAAGTAGGAACACATTTAATGACTAATACCTAAATATTTACTTagctatatatttttgtattttatgtcacagatgaaaagaatgtgtgtttATCACTGAATTGGTAATTAAGTCTTAAGGTATATCTGTCTTTGAGTATATTTAAAtggttaacatttttctttcttatttatttatttatttgcattttcacaGCCGTGCATTTCTTAATAGCTTCTTTCCCACATGGTAGATAGGAAACCAAGGGTCTGGGAGGGTAAGGGAGGTTCATTTGTGGAACCAGCACGGGCTGTTGAAGCTTGAGAGATTTATTTAAATCTCAGAATGGCCCCTCATgtagaaagaaaagcaacaagCTTTTATAGTGCTAGGCACACAAGGTTGGTGTGACCCTTTGACTGAAACCTTCAGTTCCACAAGGACCCTGATATCCAAGCTTGTGAGTTACAAAAGGAAAAGGTAGTTTTCTCTACTTGTTTAGCATATAGCACACAAACCTTGCAGATATACACAGAGCTGgccattttcttctatttagaAAGTCACTGGTGCTGGTTAATGTTGTgctgttgtttattttctctcatttcatccTGCAGTTGGGAAGAATGGAAAGAAGTCTCTgttgttcattgtttttattttttttgcagatgCCTGTGGGAATTTTAACACACGTCATTGCAAAGTTGGTTACATCAAAAGTGATATCCAGTGACATCTAACTTTCATGCATGTATTTGACAGTGTTTgttcaagttaaaaataaaagtttgttttaaatgaataaacCGAAACATGGGAAGATTTCTCAATAAATAATGCTAACTCAAATCTCTCCTttacctctttgttttggcccaCCATACCTTCATTGAAAGGTATTACTTTCCACCATTTGGTAAGATTGTTTGAAATTCTTTTACTGCAGCCAAAAATCAAGTAAAATGTcaagtttaaaacaatttttggaaAGAGTGATGGGGCTCCTCTTTAGATCTGTGTGTTGTGGCCACTGAGCACTTGTCATATAGCTAGCCTGATTTAATACGTGCTGTAAGTGTGAAAAAATTATTCCATgtcttactattattattactatttttttttttttaatgagactgagtctcgctctgtcacccaggctggagtgctgtggcaccatctcggttcactgcaacctccacctcccgggttccagcaattctgctgcctcaccctcctgagtagctgggactacaggcgtgcaccaccacacccagctaattttttgtgtttttagtagagacagggttttaccatgttggtcaggctggtctcaaactactgacctcaggtgatctgcctgcctcggcctcccaaagtgctggattacaggcatgagccaccacgcccaggcccTTTTGGTGTTTTTTCTGCTTAGCTCTTTTGAGTCCCTTTAAAacagtatctattttttttcattatttggaGGTTTGAAGTGAATTTGGCAGGATTCATTAAACACCTTCCAGTGTCTGTCATTTACCACATCAGCACTCGGTGATGACTGCATCCATTTCAACTCTGCACATTCTTTTCTAAGTAGCATTGACTACATTAAATTATTGAAATTCTACGTCTCTTCTTGGGAGGTTTTCACAACTGCTTAGGTCTGAACTAGGTAACATTTTTATGACACTATCTCTACTGGCATGAGCCATTACTAGGTGGAAATAAGTGGACTCTGTGAACATCTTGCAGTTCCCATACTCCAGGGTGCCTCCACATTGGACTACTATAGTGTTGCTAATCCTAAAATTAAAAGCGCAAGACTTGTGTGGACCAAAAGGGTAGCCCTGGACACTAAGGCCTCAAAGAAAAGGTAGAGATCGGCCGTggacggtggctcaggcctgtaaccccagcactttgggagaccaaggcaggtggatcacaaggtcatgagatcgagaccatcctggccaatgtggtgaaactctgtctctaccaaaactagaaaaactagCGGAGGGTGgtagcctgtgcctgtagtcccagctactgaggaggctgaggcaggagaatcactgcaatccaggaggcagggattgcagtgagccgagatagtggcactgcactccagcctgggtgaccgagcaagaatccggtccaaaaaaaaaaacaaaaaaccctggaTTCTGAGATGTCCTAGAGCTAAAGGGCCTTGATCATTCATTGGACACAGAACATGTCAATCTGAAGTTTTCGGCAAATGGGCTTACAGCTCACTGAGAGCCCCTCATTGATGCTTCCGGTCCCGCCCCCTGTTGCCTGCCAACCGGAATCTTTCCCGCCTTGTCTAAGTCCTCTCAGGCCAGCCTTGGTGGGAGGCTCCTGGGATTCGCTCCTTGCCCTTCCCACCGTAGGGTGTCCTCTGAGACAGACTCTTATTCCCTCAATAAGGAGACAGACTCTTACTCCCTCAGCGGCCAAACCCTTGCCTCCCCTCAGCCGTAGCCACCTCAGTGGCCACCATCTTCACAGCGGTCACCAGCCTGCTCGCCACCCCAGTTGAGGTACTGACCGGTGTCATGTCTGCCACAGGGGACCGACACCCGACCGAAGGGGACCAGGAGGCCCCGGTAAGCCAGGAGGGAGCGCAGGCCGAGGTGGCCGGAGCTGGTAACCCGGAGGGTGGCGACTCCGGCCCCCACAGTAGCGACATGGTGCCTGCGACCGAGGTGGTCGGAGTCGCAGGGCCCATGGAAGGCCtcagggaggaggagggtgagCAGGCGGCAGGCCTGGCCACAGTCCCCGGGGGCGGGAGCACCGAGGAGGACCCGGACATCGGGCCCGCGgcggaggaagaggaggaggaggaggaggaggaggaagaagagaggaacgTGGCGGGCAACCTCGACCTGGCGGAGGTCACCCGTCGCTTCCCTGCGGCGGGCATTCGCTTTGTGTTCCTGGATCTGGTCCACTCCCTTCTCCGCCGCCTCTATCACAACGACCACATCCTGATAGCGACCCGTCACCACAGCCGCCTGATGGTGGGGCCCCGCGCTGCTGCACCCAACCGCAGGGTCGAGCcctccctgctgctgctgctccagagGCTGGGCGCGGGGGCCGCAGCCCTGGAAGGCCAGGGCCTGGGCCTGATCCAGGAGGCCGCGTCGGTCCCAGAGCCTGCAGTGCCAGGCTACCTGGCCGAGATGGCCAGTGAGCCCACAGAGGAGGCGGCAGAGGAGCTGGTGGAGGAGGCCACAGAGGAGGCGGCTGCGGAGGAGGCCACAGAGGAGAAGCCCACAGAGGAGGCCACAGAGGAACCGGCCACAGAGAAACCGGCCGCAGAGGAAACcacagaggaggaggctgcagaggaggccacagaggaggaggctgcagaggAGACCACAGAGGAGAAGCCCACAGAGGAGGCCACAGAGGAACCAGCCACAGAGAAACCAGCCGCAGAGGAGGCCACGGCCCCTGAGGGTGAGGAACGGGCTACCGGCAGCAGTGGGGAGGCGGGGACCCGTGTGTCCAAGGGCTCTGGGCAGGGCCGTGGTGCGGACACAGCTGGTGAAGCGGGTGGTGAAGGGGTAGTCGGGGCCTCGGGTGATGAAGCAGCAGTCGGGGCCCTCCTGAAACTTAAGGCCGAATGTTTCCCAATGAGTCGAAACCCAATTCTCTAACGACCTCTATGGTTTTGAGAAAACTTGCCGCCCTCTACCAACCTGTATTTGATAGGAGATTTGAGATCATCGATGCCATTTGTGAGCCCACAGACGAATGGCCGGTCAGACAGGGGTTCAGGAGGGAGCTCCGCAGGAAACAGAGGGGATACCGGCACGAAGAGAACAGGGAAATGGCAGGCATCCTTTTGGATTCATGGCTTTTCAAAGTGCAAAGATTCATAGAAAGATGATCCCTCAAATGATGAAGTGATACAAGAGACCTTGGTATAACTGACACATTCAGGGGGGTGAGGAACCAATGAGCTTCaccataaaatttgttttttgaggcaaACAAATATTTTCCCAACAAAGTTCTGACCAAAACACCGTAGAATGAGACCAGACCTGATGATTCAGATCTCTTCTCCAAAAACGAGAAATAATCAGCAGCTTTGGGTGGGAGATTTACTAGAAAAAAGGGAGATAGTGTCCCTGTGGAAATGA encodes:
- the LOC139360719 gene encoding cancer/testis antigen family 47 member B1-like isoform X2 gives rise to the protein MSATGDRHPTEGDQEAPVSQEGAQAEVAGAGNPEGGDSGPHSSDMVPATEVVGVAGPMEGLREEEGEQAAGLATVPGGGSTEEDPDIGPAAEEEEEEEEEEEEERNVAGNLDLAEVTRRFPAAGIRFVFLDLVHSLLRRLYHNDHILIATRHHSRLMVGPRAAAPNRRVEPSLLLLLQRLGAGAAALEGQGLGLIQEAASVPEPAVPGYLAEMASEPTEEAAEELVEEATEEAAAEEATEEKPTEEATEEPATEKPAAEETTEEEAAEEATEEEAAEETTEEKPTEEATEEPATEKPAAEEATAPEVTKSQPEKWDEEAQDAAGEEEKEQEKEKDAENKAKNSKGT
- the LOC139360719 gene encoding cancer/testis antigen family 47 member B1-like isoform X1, coding for MSATGDRHPTEGDQEAPVSQEGAQAEVAGAGNPEGGDSGPHSSDMVPATEVVGVAGPMEGLREEEGEQAAGLATVPGGGSTEEDPDIGPAAEEEEEEEEEEEEERNVAGNLDLAEVTRRFPAAGIRFVFLDLVHSLLRRLYHNDHILIATRHHSRLMVGPRAAAPNRRVEPSLLLLLQRLGAGAAALEGQGLGLIQEAASVPEPAVPGYLAEMASEPTEEAAEELVEEATEEAAAEEATEEKPTEEATEEPATEKPAAEETTEEEAAEEATEEEAAEETTEEKPTEEATEEPATEKPAAEEATAPEEVTKSQPEKWDEEAQDAAGEEEKEQEKEKDAENKAKNSKGT